One window of Marinobacterium aestuarii genomic DNA carries:
- a CDS encoding TRAP transporter large permease — protein sequence MTLVIFSVLLFSAVPIALVLALSALWYIAVSGNAVLFDSYAQQLFGAVESYGLLAIPLFMLAGELMNEGGLTSRLVNLARILVGGFRGGLAYINLVANMMMAAIMGSAASQIAIMSRAMVPAMEKEGYDKSYAAAITAAGGLLSPIIPPSMLFVLFGVLAQVPIAEMFIAGIVPGLIMALLFFVAISLMGLVHSYPRGEWPTRQQARQYLLAGIPAGLIPLIIIGGILAGLATPTESAALASLGALLIGKYVYRDLQYSRLFDILKRTAFNSGMVIMLIAVAGVFGWVIVFEEIPQNAAVWIAAQTADPFIFLLMVVGILLLVGMVIDGIAALILVVPILLPIAQQQYGISPYQFGVVVCLTLVLGLLTPPVGAGLFIASSMTGEPPMRIFRALWPFLIATLLTLVLLSWKGELVTLLL from the coding sequence ATGACCTTGGTGATTTTTTCGGTATTGCTGTTCAGCGCCGTCCCCATTGCGCTGGTGCTGGCCCTCAGCGCACTCTGGTACATCGCAGTGTCGGGCAATGCGGTGCTGTTTGATTCCTACGCCCAGCAACTCTTTGGCGCCGTCGAAAGCTATGGTCTGCTGGCCATTCCGCTGTTCATGCTGGCGGGCGAGCTGATGAACGAGGGGGGGCTAACCTCGCGCCTGGTCAACCTGGCCCGCATCCTGGTGGGCGGTTTTCGCGGCGGCCTGGCCTATATCAACCTGGTGGCCAACATGATGATGGCGGCGATCATGGGGTCAGCGGCGTCCCAGATTGCCATCATGTCCCGCGCCATGGTGCCGGCGATGGAAAAGGAAGGCTACGACAAGTCCTATGCCGCGGCCATTACCGCGGCCGGCGGTCTGCTGTCGCCGATTATCCCGCCCTCGATGCTGTTTGTGCTCTTTGGTGTGCTGGCCCAGGTACCCATTGCGGAGATGTTTATTGCCGGCATAGTGCCGGGGCTGATCATGGCGTTGCTGTTCTTTGTCGCCATCAGCCTGATGGGGCTGGTGCACAGCTACCCCAGGGGCGAGTGGCCCACGCGCCAGCAGGCCCGGCAGTACCTGCTGGCGGGTATTCCGGCCGGGCTGATACCGCTGATCATTATCGGTGGCATCCTTGCGGGGCTGGCAACGCCCACCGAGTCGGCGGCACTGGCATCCCTGGGGGCGTTGCTGATCGGCAAGTATGTTTACAGGGATCTGCAGTATTCCCGCCTGTTCGACATTCTAAAACGCACAGCTTTCAACTCCGGCATGGTGATCATGCTGATCGCCGTGGCCGGTGTCTTCGGTTGGGTCATCGTATTTGAGGAAATTCCCCAGAACGCGGCCGTCTGGATTGCGGCCCAGACGGCGGACCCCTTTATCTTTCTGCTGATGGTGGTGGGCATTCTGCTGCTGGTGGGCATGGTGATTGACGGCATCGCCGCGCTGATTCTGGTGGTGCCCATACTGCTGCCCATCGCCCAGCAGCAGTACGGCATCAGCCCGTACCAGTTTGGCGTGGTGGTGTGCCTGACCCTGGTGCTGGGGTTGCTGACACCTCCGGTGGGTGCCGGGCTCTTTATTGCCTCCAGCATGACCGGCGAGCCGCCCATGCGGATTTTCCGCGCCCTCTGGCCGTTCCTGATCGCGACCTTGCTGACCCTGGTGCTGCTGAGCTGGAAAGGCGAGTTGGTGACCCTGCTGCTGTGA
- a CDS encoding TRAP transporter large permease → MDWYLALTVLLGTLFGLMLIGMPVAFAFLGVNLLGAWLFMGAEAGIGQLVRNSVGSVSSFSLTPIPLFVMMGEVLFHSGLAYRAISSIERLIARVPGQLSIVSILGGTLFAALSGSSIANTAMMGSALLPEMLKRGYHPTVAMGPIMAVGGIAMLIPPSALAVMLGSLAGVSISGLLIGGIVPGLLMAAGFLGFVIVRSCLYGNSREDDTADEVRETRWERWWPFLRDVVPLLGIFVAVVGSMLAGWASPTESAAIGALAAVLATLAYGVLTKAKLIRALVETARISVIILFVLVASTAFSQQLSFSGATGGLLSLVGEYELSAFWLVVGMLVVILVMGCVIDQVSMMMITLPFFMPLAAAAGIDPIWLGVMMLIAMELGLLTPPFGLLLMVMQSVAPPSIRLTQIYASAVPFLLIELLVLSCILLMPWLATGLPNLMG, encoded by the coding sequence ATGGATTGGTATCTGGCGTTGACGGTATTGCTGGGCACGCTCTTTGGCTTGATGCTGATTGGCATGCCGGTTGCCTTCGCTTTTCTTGGGGTGAATCTGCTCGGTGCCTGGCTGTTTATGGGTGCTGAGGCCGGCATAGGCCAGCTGGTGCGCAACTCTGTGGGGTCTGTGAGCAGTTTTTCCCTGACCCCGATTCCGCTGTTTGTGATGATGGGGGAGGTGCTGTTTCACAGTGGTCTGGCCTATCGCGCCATCTCGAGCATCGAGCGTCTGATCGCCAGGGTGCCGGGCCAGCTGTCCATCGTCTCGATTCTCGGCGGCACCCTGTTTGCGGCGCTGTCCGGTTCCAGCATCGCCAATACGGCGATGATGGGCAGCGCCCTGCTGCCGGAAATGCTCAAGCGTGGCTATCACCCGACGGTCGCCATGGGGCCCATTATGGCCGTGGGCGGCATCGCCATGCTGATTCCGCCTTCGGCGCTGGCGGTCATGCTGGGCAGCCTGGCGGGTGTGTCTATCTCCGGTCTGCTGATCGGCGGCATAGTGCCGGGCTTGCTGATGGCGGCGGGCTTTCTTGGATTCGTTATTGTGCGTTCCTGCCTGTACGGCAATAGCCGCGAGGACGATACCGCTGATGAGGTCCGCGAAACACGCTGGGAGCGCTGGTGGCCGTTTCTGCGGGATGTGGTGCCCTTGCTGGGGATCTTTGTCGCCGTGGTGGGCAGCATGCTGGCGGGCTGGGCATCGCCGACGGAATCGGCGGCCATCGGTGCCCTGGCGGCGGTACTGGCGACCCTGGCTTACGGCGTTCTGACGAAGGCCAAGCTGATTCGGGCGCTGGTCGAAACAGCGCGTATTTCGGTGATCATTCTGTTTGTGCTGGTGGCCTCCACGGCCTTCTCCCAGCAGCTGAGCTTTTCCGGTGCCACCGGTGGCCTCTTGTCGCTGGTCGGTGAGTACGAGCTGTCGGCGTTCTGGCTGGTGGTCGGCATGCTGGTGGTGATTCTGGTCATGGGCTGTGTCATCGATCAGGTCAGCATGATGATGATTACCCTGCCGTTCTTTATGCCCCTGGCTGCGGCCGCCGGTATAGATCCGATCTGGCTCGGCGTCATGATGCTGATTGCCATGGAGCTGGGTCTGCTGACGCCGCCCTTTGGCTTGCTGCTGATGGTGATGCAAAGCGTGGCACCGCCGTCCATTCGCCTGACCCAGATCTATGCGTCGGCGGTGCCATTCCTGCTGATCGAGTTGCTGGTGCTGAGCTGCATTCTGCTGATGCCCTGGCTGGCAACCGGGCTACCCAATCTGATGGGGTAG
- a CDS encoding indolepyruvate ferredoxin oxidoreductase subunit alpha, translated as MAERSFKSEVKKLHAGEGELFHGEGILAVTKALLQSGVSYVGGYQGSPISHLMDVLADAREEILDDMGIHFETSASEATAAAMLSASVHYPLRGAVTWKSTVGTNVASDALANLASGGVTGGAVIIIGEDYGEGSSIMQERTHAFAMKSHIWLLDPRPNLPSIVDMVEKSFELSEASNTPVMLQMRIRACHVHGQFVAKDNRKAEFTLQDALQNPKRDLSRVVLPPSTFVHEREKIEARLPAAIEFIKAQELNEFFPGSREDIGIILQGGSYNTVIRALEHLGLADAYGQSQIPLYVMNVAFPLIDDELLRFAQGKSAVLLVEEGNPEFIEHELHTLFARAGCKTLLQGKAVLPRVGEYTTDVVKAGLRNFLQAQTTDLLQHETALSFVPARSLSVETLTDVVPARPAGFCTGCPERPIFSAIKLLQKERGDFHISCDIGCHLFSILPPFNLGATTMGYGLGSASASAFNVSSDKPAISIMGDGGFWHNGLTSGVGNAVFNKSDGVNLIIDNAYTAATGGQDILSSRAANANLATNNPISRAVEGVGVKWVRTLTRTYDVTAMLKTLREAVSTKGQGPKVIVAQSECMLNLQRREKRNKRADLKAGKRVTEARFAIDEQTCTGDRACIRLSGCPSLTVKENPDPWRSDPVTRIDSSCVGCGLCGENVHADILCPSFVRVEVVRNAGRWETFRRRLSQSVIRRLQKRAQRRHEIYQLDGAA; from the coding sequence ATGGCGGAAAGATCGTTCAAGAGTGAAGTGAAGAAATTGCACGCAGGCGAAGGCGAGCTGTTCCACGGCGAGGGCATCCTTGCGGTGACCAAGGCGCTGCTGCAGTCGGGCGTGTCCTATGTCGGGGGCTATCAGGGCTCGCCCATCTCTCATCTGATGGATGTGCTGGCCGATGCGCGGGAAGAAATTCTCGATGATATGGGCATTCACTTCGAGACCAGTGCCAGTGAAGCCACCGCAGCCGCCATGCTGTCGGCATCGGTGCACTATCCGCTGCGCGGCGCCGTGACCTGGAAGTCAACGGTAGGCACCAATGTGGCCTCCGATGCGCTGGCCAACCTGGCATCAGGCGGCGTGACCGGTGGTGCCGTGATCATTATCGGCGAGGACTATGGCGAAGGCTCTTCCATCATGCAGGAGCGTACCCATGCCTTTGCGATGAAGTCTCATATCTGGCTGCTCGACCCCAGGCCCAACCTGCCGAGCATCGTTGATATGGTTGAGAAAAGCTTCGAGTTGTCCGAGGCCAGTAACACCCCCGTCATGCTGCAGATGCGCATTCGCGCCTGCCATGTGCATGGCCAGTTTGTGGCCAAGGACAACCGCAAGGCCGAATTTACCTTGCAGGATGCGCTGCAGAATCCCAAGCGGGACCTGAGCCGGGTGGTGTTGCCACCGTCTACCTTTGTGCACGAAAGGGAAAAGATCGAAGCGCGCCTGCCGGCGGCCATCGAGTTTATCAAGGCGCAGGAGCTGAACGAGTTCTTTCCCGGCAGCCGCGAGGATATCGGCATTATTTTGCAGGGCGGTAGCTACAACACCGTGATTCGTGCCCTGGAGCACCTGGGGCTGGCGGATGCCTATGGTCAGTCGCAGATCCCGCTCTATGTGATGAACGTGGCTTTTCCGCTGATTGATGACGAGCTGCTGCGCTTTGCGCAAGGCAAGTCTGCGGTGCTGCTGGTGGAGGAGGGTAACCCTGAATTTATCGAGCATGAACTTCATACCCTCTTCGCCCGGGCCGGCTGCAAGACGCTGCTGCAGGGCAAGGCGGTGCTGCCACGGGTGGGTGAATACACCACCGATGTGGTGAAGGCCGGTCTCCGCAACTTCCTGCAGGCCCAGACCACGGACTTGCTGCAGCACGAAACTGCGCTGTCCTTCGTGCCGGCCCGGTCTCTGTCAGTGGAGACTTTGACCGACGTGGTACCGGCCCGCCCGGCGGGCTTTTGTACCGGTTGTCCGGAGCGGCCGATTTTCTCCGCCATCAAGCTTCTGCAGAAGGAGCGCGGCGACTTTCATATCAGCTGTGATATCGGTTGCCACCTGTTCTCGATCCTGCCGCCCTTTAACCTGGGCGCCACCACCATGGGTTATGGCCTAGGGAGTGCCTCGGCCTCGGCCTTCAATGTCAGCTCCGACAAGCCCGCGATTTCGATCATGGGGGATGGCGGCTTCTGGCATAACGGCCTGACCAGCGGGGTCGGCAATGCGGTCTTCAACAAGAGCGATGGCGTCAATCTGATTATCGACAATGCCTACACCGCCGCCACCGGGGGCCAGGATATTCTGTCATCCCGGGCCGCGAATGCGAACCTGGCGACTAATAATCCGATTTCCCGCGCGGTTGAGGGCGTGGGGGTGAAGTGGGTGCGGACCCTGACCCGCACCTACGATGTGACGGCCATGCTCAAGACGCTGCGCGAGGCGGTCAGCACAAAGGGCCAGGGGCCCAAGGTGATAGTGGCGCAGTCCGAGTGCATGCTGAACCTGCAGCGGCGGGAAAAGCGCAACAAGCGCGCGGATTTAAAAGCCGGCAAGCGGGTGACCGAGGCGCGCTTTGCCATTGATGAGCAGACCTGCACCGGTGATCGGGCCTGTATCCGTCTGTCGGGCTGCCCGTCCCTGACGGTGAAGGAAAACCCCGATCCCTGGCGCTCGGACCCGGTGACACGCATCGACAGCAGCTGTGTCGGCTGCGGCCTGTGCGGGGAAAACGTGCACGCTGACATTCTCTGCCCGTCCTTTGTGCGGGTGGAAGTGGTGCGCAATGCCGGCCGTTGGGAGACCTTCAGACGTCGCCTGTCCCAAAGCGTGATTCGCAGGCTGCAGAAAAGGGCGCAAAGGCGCCATGAAATCTACCAGCTGGATGGAGCGGCCTGA
- a CDS encoding alpha-hydroxy acid oxidase — protein sequence MPETRLMQRFPSSAYLERRARQRLPGFVFDYLQGGSGRQSALLRNTAAFEQMELAPRYFNAGDGPDLSTSLFGQGYRLPFGVAPIGLDGLVWPGAVAALARAAKAAGCPIAASTFATSSLEEVARLAGDMAWFQLYPFSDEAVEQSLMQRATEAGYKVLLVTVDVPVGGRRELDMHNGLSLPPKLGPRTLLDIMRRPHWALSSARRGVPAFSNLEPYRRHSNDYLPAKIAGRVPWARLKAYRQRWPGTLVVKGVLSAEDALRCRDLGVDGIVVSNHGGRQLDACPSSLAVLPAVRQAVGPDFPLILDSGLRSGLDVARGIAAGADFALLGRTFMYGVAALGPAGADHVMRMLEDELNNAMQMLCCPDIAGLRHWQG from the coding sequence ATGCCTGAAACCCGCCTGATGCAGCGTTTTCCGTCCTCCGCCTATCTGGAGCGACGGGCCCGGCAGCGCCTGCCCGGATTTGTGTTTGATTATCTGCAGGGCGGCAGCGGACGCCAGAGCGCCCTGCTGCGCAATACCGCCGCCTTCGAGCAGATGGAACTGGCGCCACGTTATTTTAATGCCGGTGACGGGCCTGATCTGAGTACGTCCCTGTTCGGGCAAGGCTACCGCCTGCCCTTCGGAGTGGCGCCCATAGGTCTGGATGGCCTGGTCTGGCCGGGGGCGGTGGCAGCCCTTGCCCGGGCGGCAAAGGCCGCGGGCTGCCCCATTGCGGCCAGCACTTTTGCCACGTCGAGCCTTGAAGAGGTGGCGCGGCTTGCCGGTGACATGGCCTGGTTCCAGCTCTACCCCTTTAGTGACGAGGCGGTGGAACAGAGCCTGATGCAGCGTGCCACCGAGGCGGGCTACAAGGTGCTGCTGGTCACCGTTGATGTGCCGGTGGGCGGGCGCCGCGAGCTGGACATGCACAACGGTCTTTCGCTGCCGCCCAAACTTGGCCCCCGTACCTTGCTGGATATCATGCGTCGGCCACACTGGGCGCTCAGCAGTGCCCGCCGGGGCGTACCGGCCTTCAGCAATCTGGAGCCCTATCGGCGCCATTCCAATGACTACCTGCCGGCGAAGATCGCCGGGCGGGTGCCCTGGGCGCGGCTCAAGGCCTACCGCCAGCGCTGGCCCGGCACCCTGGTGGTGAAGGGGGTGCTCAGTGCCGAGGATGCGCTGCGCTGCCGCGATCTGGGGGTGGATGGCATCGTCGTGTCGAACCATGGCGGGCGACAGCTGGATGCCTGCCCGTCGAGCCTGGCGGTACTGCCGGCGGTACGCCAGGCGGTGGGGCCGGATTTCCCGCTGATTCTGGACAGCGGCCTGCGCTCGGGTCTCGATGTGGCAAGGGGCATTGCGGCGGGGGCTGATTTTGCCCTGCTGGGGCGCACCTTCATGTATGGCGTTGCGGCCCTGGGCCCGGCGGGGGCTGATCATGTGATGCGCATGCTGGAGGATGAACTGAACAACGCAATGCAGATGCTCTGCTGCCCGGATATCGCCGGGCTCAGGCACTGGCAGGGCTGA
- a CDS encoding TRAP transporter small permease, with amino-acid sequence MLHKVSNTVARMETRVAAVLAGAVTLLVLLNIASRSLGHAIYWVDELAIYCMVWMAFLTTAVLLKQREGVSVTLLTDSCTPAVRRALSLFSDLVILVFALVLLWLCLRWYDPVTLAQSGFDLQAFQAQTFNFIYAENTSTLGLKKFWIWLALPFFAVSLSLHALSNLVECLGARPALAGEAA; translated from the coding sequence ATGTTGCACAAGGTCTCGAATACTGTTGCCCGGATGGAAACCAGGGTGGCCGCGGTACTGGCAGGGGCTGTCACCCTGCTGGTACTGCTGAATATCGCCAGTCGCTCCCTGGGGCATGCCATTTACTGGGTGGATGAGCTGGCGATTTACTGCATGGTCTGGATGGCCTTTTTGACGACCGCCGTGTTGCTGAAACAGCGTGAGGGGGTGAGTGTGACCCTGCTGACCGACAGCTGCACGCCGGCCGTGCGCAGAGCGCTGTCGCTGTTCAGCGATCTGGTGATCCTGGTTTTTGCCCTGGTGCTGCTGTGGCTGTGTCTGCGCTGGTATGACCCTGTCACGCTGGCCCAGTCGGGGTTTGATCTGCAGGCGTTTCAAGCCCAGACCTTCAATTTTATCTATGCCGAAAACACCAGCACCCTGGGACTGAAAAAGTTCTGGATCTGGCTGGCGTTGCCCTTTTTTGCGGTGTCACTGAGCCTGCATGCCCTGAGTAATCTGGTTGAATGTCTGGGCGCGCGACCGGCCCTGGCGGGAGAAGCCGCATGA
- a CDS encoding indolepyruvate oxidoreductase subunit beta family protein, protein MKTLDKQRFNIAITAMGGQGGGVLADWIVGMAEAANWHAQTTSVPGVAQRTGATIYYLELFRPQPGDADTRRPVLSLSPASGDVDLVVAAELMEAGRALQRGFVTPDRTTLIASSHRAYAVAEKESMGNAIADSDSVHVTAAEMAQRYICFDMAALAEQCRSVVSAVLFGAIHGSGVLPFGREEFEQAIRRGGVGVDASLAAFAAGATQAEANRKPENPVVPGAVAPGWHYGGQDGGIRQLLADVERDFALVLQPLIQEGVRRMLDHSDLRYARRYVQRMQRLVALEAGADAGGKEAGRCSTVAARTLGLWMAYEDTIRVADIKTRSQRFERLYDEVGIDADQVSHFTEFMHPRLEEIAETLPAGVGRWVLRTGWAGRLLEVLFAGPKKLSTQSLCGFVSLYLVAQLRPLRRFSLRDAIEQTQIDAWLEQLEATLVADYDLGCEVAALPELIKGYSKTRERGLRSFRAISAAARALGGRSDAREILRSLKAAALQSEEGSELDAALQRYQLGHLFEPLPGKQQDSAGCASQYVDAAAR, encoded by the coding sequence ATGAAAACACTCGATAAACAGCGTTTCAATATTGCCATTACCGCCATGGGCGGGCAGGGCGGTGGTGTGCTGGCCGACTGGATAGTAGGCATGGCGGAGGCGGCGAACTGGCACGCCCAGACCACCTCGGTGCCGGGCGTGGCCCAGCGTACCGGGGCGACCATCTACTATCTGGAGCTGTTCCGGCCGCAGCCGGGCGATGCCGATACCAGGCGGCCCGTGCTGTCGCTGTCACCGGCCAGCGGTGATGTGGACCTGGTGGTCGCGGCTGAGCTGATGGAGGCCGGTCGTGCCCTGCAGCGGGGCTTTGTAACGCCGGATCGCACCACCCTGATCGCTTCGTCGCACCGGGCCTATGCCGTGGCGGAAAAGGAATCCATGGGCAATGCCATCGCCGACTCTGACTCGGTGCATGTCACGGCGGCGGAAATGGCGCAGCGCTATATCTGTTTTGATATGGCAGCCCTGGCCGAGCAATGCCGCAGCGTTGTGAGCGCGGTGCTGTTTGGTGCCATCCATGGCAGCGGCGTGTTGCCTTTTGGGCGGGAGGAATTTGAGCAGGCCATACGCCGGGGCGGTGTAGGGGTGGATGCCAGCCTTGCCGCCTTTGCCGCCGGTGCCACGCAGGCCGAGGCCAACCGCAAGCCGGAAAATCCTGTGGTTCCCGGTGCTGTTGCACCGGGCTGGCACTACGGGGGGCAGGACGGCGGTATTCGCCAGCTGCTGGCCGACGTGGAGCGGGACTTTGCGCTCGTGCTGCAACCGCTGATTCAGGAAGGGGTGCGCAGAATGCTGGATCACAGCGACCTGCGTTACGCCAGGCGCTATGTCCAGCGGATGCAGCGGCTGGTGGCCCTGGAAGCCGGGGCGGATGCCGGGGGCAAAGAGGCTGGGCGCTGCAGTACCGTGGCAGCCCGCACCCTGGGGCTCTGGATGGCCTATGAGGATACGATCCGGGTGGCGGATATCAAAACGCGCTCGCAGCGTTTTGAGCGCCTGTACGACGAGGTGGGTATCGATGCGGACCAGGTCTCCCACTTCACCGAGTTCATGCACCCGCGGCTCGAAGAAATCGCCGAAACACTGCCCGCGGGTGTCGGGCGCTGGGTGTTGCGCACCGGCTGGGCGGGGCGGCTGCTGGAAGTCCTGTTCGCCGGCCCGAAAAAGCTCTCGACCCAGAGCCTCTGCGGTTTTGTGTCGCTGTACCTGGTGGCACAGTTACGCCCACTCAGGCGCTTTTCGTTGCGTGATGCTATCGAGCAGACACAGATTGATGCCTGGCTGGAGCAGCTCGAGGCCACGCTGGTGGCAGACTATGACCTGGGCTGCGAAGTGGCGGCACTGCCGGAGCTGATCAAGGGCTACAGCAAAACCCGGGAGCGGGGGCTGCGCAGTTTCAGGGCGATTTCGGCAGCGGCCCGGGCGCTCGGTGGTCGTTCCGATGCCCGTGAGATCCTGCGCAGCCTCAAGGCCGCCGCGCTGCAAAGTGAAGAGGGCTCCGAGCTTGACGCCGCCCTGCAGCGTTATCAGCTAGGGCACCTGTTCGAGCCACTGCCAGGCAAGCAGCAGGACAGCGCTGGCTGCGCTTCGCAGTATGTTGATGCGGCGGCCCGGTAG
- the dctP gene encoding TRAP transporter substrate-binding protein DctP produces MTNNFKKALCGGLLVCVPWLAQAQEVTLKAVTAFGQDTYFNERFKQFVSSVNEQGKGLVQIQVMGGPESMPPFEVGNAVRAGIVDIANSTGVFHANMVPESLAMTLTRKPMSELRANGGYALMDQIHRDKANMVWLARLSDGLQYHIYTNKKVESADLSGFKLRGVPVYRSFFQALGATPLQVAPGEVFTALERGVVDGYGWPSVGIFDLGWQEKTRYRVEPGFYNVEVSLFMNQASWEKLDQPQREFMRQQVAWIESLNEGAGEDAKADKQHQADAGIEAIQLAPAQADQFEALSQSAGWQAVEELSPQYAQQLKASFGS; encoded by the coding sequence ATGACGAATAATTTTAAGAAAGCATTATGCGGCGGTTTGCTGGTCTGTGTTCCCTGGCTGGCCCAGGCGCAGGAAGTTACCCTCAAGGCGGTCACGGCCTTTGGCCAGGACACCTACTTCAACGAGCGTTTCAAACAGTTTGTAAGCAGCGTGAACGAGCAGGGCAAGGGCCTGGTACAGATTCAGGTCATGGGCGGTCCTGAATCCATGCCGCCGTTTGAGGTTGGCAATGCGGTGCGCGCCGGTATTGTGGATATCGCCAATAGCACCGGCGTTTTCCACGCCAACATGGTGCCTGAATCCCTCGCCATGACCCTCACCCGCAAGCCCATGTCGGAGCTGCGTGCCAATGGCGGCTATGCGCTGATGGATCAGATCCACCGTGACAAGGCCAACATGGTATGGCTGGCGCGTCTGTCCGATGGCCTGCAATACCATATCTATACCAACAAAAAGGTTGAGTCGGCTGATCTGTCCGGCTTCAAGCTGCGGGGGGTACCGGTATACCGCTCCTTCTTCCAGGCCCTGGGCGCCACGCCTTTGCAGGTGGCACCCGGTGAAGTCTTTACGGCGCTGGAGCGGGGCGTGGTGGACGGCTATGGCTGGCCCTCTGTCGGTATTTTCGATCTGGGCTGGCAGGAAAAGACCCGTTACCGCGTTGAACCCGGCTTCTACAACGTGGAAGTCAGTCTGTTCATGAATCAGGCGAGCTGGGAAAAGCTCGATCAGCCGCAGCGTGAATTCATGCGCCAGCAGGTAGCCTGGATTGAATCCCTCAACGAGGGGGCCGGTGAAGATGCAAAGGCCGACAAGCAGCACCAGGCCGATGCCGGCATCGAAGCCATCCAGTTGGCGCCTGCGCAGGCGGATCAGTTTGAGGCGCTGTCTCAGAGTGCCGGCTGGCAGGCGGTGGAAGAGCTCAGCCCGCAGTATGCGCAGCAGCTCAAGGCCAGTTTTGGCAGCTGA
- a CDS encoding TRAP transporter substrate-binding protein — protein MIDFKPLLLATSLALSAVTAQAQDFRLGLITPPPHIWTQAANDFATALNEKSGGEHRVSVFPAQQLGNEAQMVQQLQTGALDMAFLTIAEISNRVPDFGALYAPYLVDDIDQAAALLRSDAAVGLLDQLPAGAGLVGIGYGMAGMRQVLSRETVASPADLKGKKLRITPFEPIRDFYAALGSAPTPLPLPAVYDALANGQVDAIDMDFDSILILKFYERADNLMISNHMMFPMVGVVSGRLWRSLGEDDRNLIRSSMKVQLDSVIARFQAQEKDQEAQLRGLDITITESDRSTFSEAIGVWEQTWSAKAPALESLRKAAADIKGS, from the coding sequence ATGATCGACTTCAAACCCCTGCTGCTGGCGACGTCGCTGGCGCTATCCGCCGTCACGGCCCAGGCCCAGGACTTCCGTCTCGGACTGATAACGCCACCACCCCATATCTGGACCCAGGCGGCTAACGATTTCGCCACAGCGCTGAATGAAAAGTCCGGCGGGGAGCATCGGGTCTCGGTTTTCCCGGCGCAGCAACTGGGCAATGAAGCCCAGATGGTACAACAACTGCAAACCGGCGCCCTGGACATGGCCTTTCTGACGATCGCCGAAATATCCAACCGGGTACCGGACTTTGGTGCCCTCTACGCGCCTTACCTGGTGGACGATATCGATCAGGCTGCGGCCTTGCTGCGCTCCGATGCCGCTGTCGGTCTGCTGGATCAGCTGCCCGCAGGCGCAGGTCTGGTGGGTATCGGCTACGGCATGGCGGGCATGCGTCAGGTGCTCAGTCGCGAAACCGTGGCGAGCCCTGCGGATCTCAAGGGCAAAAAACTGCGCATAACGCCGTTTGAGCCGATCCGCGACTTCTATGCGGCCCTGGGCTCCGCGCCGACACCCCTGCCGTTGCCGGCGGTCTACGATGCCCTGGCCAACGGTCAGGTCGATGCCATCGACATGGATTTCGACTCCATCCTGATTCTCAAATTCTATGAACGCGCCGATAACCTGATGATTTCCAACCATATGATGTTTCCGATGGTGGGGGTGGTCTCCGGGCGTCTGTGGCGCTCGCTGGGCGAGGACGACAGGAACCTGATTCGCAGCAGCATGAAGGTGCAGCTGGACTCTGTCATCGCCCGTTTCCAGGCACAGGAAAAGGATCAGGAAGCGCAGCTGCGCGGGCTTGATATCACCATCACCGAGTCGGATCGCAGCACTTTCAGCGAGGCGATCGGAGTCTGGGAGCAAACCTGGTCGGCCAAGGCGCCGGCGCTGGAGTCCCTGCGCAAGGCCGCGGCTGATATCAAGGGCAGCTGA